One Calonectris borealis chromosome 16, bCalBor7.hap1.2, whole genome shotgun sequence DNA window includes the following coding sequences:
- the COG7 gene encoding conserved oligomeric Golgi complex subunit 7 isoform X2, whose protein sequence is MDFSRFLSDDFEVKSWVNAAFRAVQQEAPGKVDAHAATLVMKLQLFIQEVNNAVEETSHQALQNMPRVLREVEVLKQEATFLKEQMILVKEDIKKFEEDTAQSMQVLVEIDRVKSRMQLAAESLQEADKWSTLSADIEETLKTQDVSVISAKLTSMQSSLAMLVDTPDYSEKCVHLEALKNRLEAMASPQIVAAFNSQSVDQAKTFVKVFTEIDRMPQLLAYYYKCHKAQLVAAWQDLCQSDLSLNRQLTELYDTLLGTWHSQLQWATQVFKNPHEIVTVLLIQTLGALVPSIPICLSTAMERTGQETKLNKLLELYDATIHFAKGLEVAMLPNLKEQNLVKVMELVEAVYGPYKPYQLEYGDLEEENLLIQISAVPLEHWEVIDCVQELNHSVNKLFILASGAVDNCIKLTDGLGVSGLLKALKALFTKYTSDFTNTLQSIRKKCKLDDVLSDSLFQEDWTAFQNSVRIITTCGELLRQCGDFEQQLANSFSGFQDNSSAEKKSSVKNPWQEYNYLLKENPSEYASLMETLYTLKEKGTSNHNLLSSSRSALSRLNQLAHHLAFDSVFLRIKQQLLLVSKMEGWNSGGIGETLTDDLPNFSLTPLEYISNIGQYIMSLPLHLEPFVTQEDSALELALHAGKLPYPPEQGDELPELDNMADYWLGSIARATMQTYCEAILQIPELTVHSTKQLATDIDYLINVMDALGLQPSRTLQNIVTLLKAKPEDYRQAAKSVPRRMASSIAAMRGLEC, encoded by the exons atggaTTTCTCCAGGTTCCTGTCGGATGACTTTGAGGTGAAGAGCTGGGTGAACGCGGCCTTCCGGGCCGTGCAGCAGGAGGCCCCCGGGAAGGTGGACGCCCACGCCGCTACCCTGGTGATGAAGTTGCAGCTCTTCATCCAGGAGGTCAACAACGCCGTGGAAG AAACAAGCCATCAGGCTCTCCAGAACATGCCCAGAGTCCTCCGGGAAGTGGAAGTCTTGAAACAGGAGGCAACATTCCTGAAGGAGCAAATGATCCTTGTTAAAGAAGATATCAAGAAATTTGAAGAAGACACAGCTCAGTCAATGCAG GTCCTGGTAGAGATTGACCGAGTGAAATCTAGAATGCAGTTGGCTGCCGAGTCACTTCAGGAGGCAGACAAATGGAGCACATTAAGTGCAGACATTGAAGAGACTCTTAAAACACAG GATGTGTCTGTGATTTCGGCCAAACTAACAAGCATGCAGAGCAGCCTGGCTATGCTTGTGGATACGCCGGATTACTCTGAGAAGTGCGTGCATCTTGAGGCTCTGAAGAACCGACTGGAGGCCATGGCCAGCCCTCAGATTGTTGCTGCTTTTAACTCCCAGTCTGTAG atcAGGCAAAAACATTTGTTAAAGTCTTCACCGAAATTGATCGGATGCCCCAGCTTCTTGCTTATTATTATAAATGTCACAAG GCGCAGCTGGTGGCAGCGTGGCAGGATCTTTGCCAAAGTGACCTAAGCTTAAATCGCCAGTTGACTGAACTGTATGACACCCTCCTCGGGACCTGGCACTCGCAACTTCAGTGGGCCACACAG GTTTTCAAGAACCCCCATGAAATTGTGACTGTATTGTTGATTCAAACTCTGGGGGCGTTGGTGCCTTCCATCCCCATCTGCCTCAGCACTGCCATGGAGAGAACGGGCCAAGAAACCAAGCTGAATAAGCTGCTGGAGCTCTATGATGCCACCATCCACTTCGCAAAAGGGCTGGAAGTAGCAATGCTGCCAAACCTGA AGGAGCAGAACCTGGTAAAAGTGATGGAACTTGTGGAAGCGGTGTATGGTCCGTACAAGCCCTATCAACTTGAGTATGGAgacctggaagaagaaaatcTCCTCATTCAGATCAGCGCAGTGCCCTTG gAGCATTGGGAAGTAATTGACTGTGTCCAGGAACTGAACCATTCAGTCAACAAACTCTTCATTCTGGCTTCTGGAGCCGTGGACAACTGCATTAAACTCACTGATGGACTGGGAGTGTCTGGGCTCCTTAAGGCTCTGAAAGCTCTGTTCACAAA GTATACATCTGACTTTACAAATACATTGCAGTCTATACGAAAGAAATGTAAACTGGATGATGTCCTATCAGATTCCCTTTTCCAGGAGGACTGGACTGCATTCCAAAACTCTGTCCG GATAATTACTACTTGCGGTGAGCTCCTTCGTCAGTGTGGAGACTTTGAGCAGCAACTGGCCAACAG TTTTTCTGGCTTTCAGGAtaacagttctgcagaaaagaagAGCTCCGTAAAGAATCCCTGGCAGGAATACAATTATCTTTTGAAGGAGAATCCGTCTGAGTATGCCAGCCTTATGGAAACACTTTACACTCTAAAG GAAAAAGGTACGAGTAACCACAACCTGTTGTCTTCATCTCGATCTGCCCTAAGCCGCCTCAACCAGCTGGCACACCACTTGGCttttgattctgtttttcttcGCATCAAACAACAACTCTTACTTGTTTCAAAGATGGAG GGTTGGAATTCTGGTGGCATTGGTGAGACCCTGACAGATGACCTGCCAAACTTCAGCCTGACTCCTCTGGAATATATCAGCAAT ATTGGGCAATATATTATGTCGCTTCCTCTCCACCTTGAGCCATTTGTCACTCAAGAGGATTCTGCTTTGGAACTGGCATTACATGCTGGAAAACTGCCTTACCCCCCAGAACAAG GAGATGAATTACCTGAGCTGGACAACATGGCTGACTACTGGCTGGGCTCCATCGCCAGAGCTACGATGCAAACTTACTGCGAAGCCATCCTGCAAATACCAGAGCTCACAGTACATTCGACAAAGCAGCTTGCCACAGACATTG ATTATCTAATAAACGTTATGGATGCCCTCGGCCTTCAGCCATCAAGAACACTGCAAAATATTGTAACTCTGTTGAAGGCAAAACCAGAGGACTACCGGCAAGCTGCAAAAAGTGTGCCCCGCAGAATGGCCAGCAGCATCGCTGCAATGAGAGGCCTGGAGTGTTAG
- the COG7 gene encoding conserved oligomeric Golgi complex subunit 7 isoform X1, protein MDFSRFLSDDFEVKSWVNAAFRAVQQEAPGKVDAHAATLVMKLQLFIQEVNNAVEETSHQALQNMPRVLREVEVLKQEATFLKEQMILVKEDIKKFEEDTAQSMQVLVEIDRVKSRMQLAAESLQEADKWSTLSADIEETLKTQDVSVISAKLTSMQSSLAMLVDTPDYSEKCVHLEALKNRLEAMASPQIVAAFNSQSVDQAKTFVKVFTEIDRMPQLLAYYYKCHKAQLVAAWQDLCQSDLSLNRQLTELYDTLLGTWHSQLQWATQVFKNPHEIVTVLLIQTLGALVPSIPICLSTAMERTGQETKLNKLLELYDATIHFAKGLEVAMLPNLKEQNLVKVMELVEAVYGPYKPYQLEYGDLEEENLLIQISAVPLEHWEVIDCVQELNHSVNKLFILASGAVDNCIKLTDGLGVSGLLKALKALFTKYTSDFTNTLQSIRKKCKLDDVLSDSLFQEDWTAFQNSVRIITTCGELLRQCGDFEQQLANRILSTAGKYLSDSYSPCSFSGFQDNSSAEKKSSVKNPWQEYNYLLKENPSEYASLMETLYTLKEKGTSNHNLLSSSRSALSRLNQLAHHLAFDSVFLRIKQQLLLVSKMEGWNSGGIGETLTDDLPNFSLTPLEYISNIGQYIMSLPLHLEPFVTQEDSALELALHAGKLPYPPEQGDELPELDNMADYWLGSIARATMQTYCEAILQIPELTVHSTKQLATDIDYLINVMDALGLQPSRTLQNIVTLLKAKPEDYRQAAKSVPRRMASSIAAMRGLEC, encoded by the exons atggaTTTCTCCAGGTTCCTGTCGGATGACTTTGAGGTGAAGAGCTGGGTGAACGCGGCCTTCCGGGCCGTGCAGCAGGAGGCCCCCGGGAAGGTGGACGCCCACGCCGCTACCCTGGTGATGAAGTTGCAGCTCTTCATCCAGGAGGTCAACAACGCCGTGGAAG AAACAAGCCATCAGGCTCTCCAGAACATGCCCAGAGTCCTCCGGGAAGTGGAAGTCTTGAAACAGGAGGCAACATTCCTGAAGGAGCAAATGATCCTTGTTAAAGAAGATATCAAGAAATTTGAAGAAGACACAGCTCAGTCAATGCAG GTCCTGGTAGAGATTGACCGAGTGAAATCTAGAATGCAGTTGGCTGCCGAGTCACTTCAGGAGGCAGACAAATGGAGCACATTAAGTGCAGACATTGAAGAGACTCTTAAAACACAG GATGTGTCTGTGATTTCGGCCAAACTAACAAGCATGCAGAGCAGCCTGGCTATGCTTGTGGATACGCCGGATTACTCTGAGAAGTGCGTGCATCTTGAGGCTCTGAAGAACCGACTGGAGGCCATGGCCAGCCCTCAGATTGTTGCTGCTTTTAACTCCCAGTCTGTAG atcAGGCAAAAACATTTGTTAAAGTCTTCACCGAAATTGATCGGATGCCCCAGCTTCTTGCTTATTATTATAAATGTCACAAG GCGCAGCTGGTGGCAGCGTGGCAGGATCTTTGCCAAAGTGACCTAAGCTTAAATCGCCAGTTGACTGAACTGTATGACACCCTCCTCGGGACCTGGCACTCGCAACTTCAGTGGGCCACACAG GTTTTCAAGAACCCCCATGAAATTGTGACTGTATTGTTGATTCAAACTCTGGGGGCGTTGGTGCCTTCCATCCCCATCTGCCTCAGCACTGCCATGGAGAGAACGGGCCAAGAAACCAAGCTGAATAAGCTGCTGGAGCTCTATGATGCCACCATCCACTTCGCAAAAGGGCTGGAAGTAGCAATGCTGCCAAACCTGA AGGAGCAGAACCTGGTAAAAGTGATGGAACTTGTGGAAGCGGTGTATGGTCCGTACAAGCCCTATCAACTTGAGTATGGAgacctggaagaagaaaatcTCCTCATTCAGATCAGCGCAGTGCCCTTG gAGCATTGGGAAGTAATTGACTGTGTCCAGGAACTGAACCATTCAGTCAACAAACTCTTCATTCTGGCTTCTGGAGCCGTGGACAACTGCATTAAACTCACTGATGGACTGGGAGTGTCTGGGCTCCTTAAGGCTCTGAAAGCTCTGTTCACAAA GTATACATCTGACTTTACAAATACATTGCAGTCTATACGAAAGAAATGTAAACTGGATGATGTCCTATCAGATTCCCTTTTCCAGGAGGACTGGACTGCATTCCAAAACTCTGTCCG GATAATTACTACTTGCGGTGAGCTCCTTCGTCAGTGTGGAGACTTTGAGCAGCAACTGGCCAACAG GATTTTATCAACTGCTGGGAAGTATCTCTCGGACTCCTACAGCCCTTGTAGTTTTTCTGGCTTTCAGGAtaacagttctgcagaaaagaagAGCTCCGTAAAGAATCCCTGGCAGGAATACAATTATCTTTTGAAGGAGAATCCGTCTGAGTATGCCAGCCTTATGGAAACACTTTACACTCTAAAG GAAAAAGGTACGAGTAACCACAACCTGTTGTCTTCATCTCGATCTGCCCTAAGCCGCCTCAACCAGCTGGCACACCACTTGGCttttgattctgtttttcttcGCATCAAACAACAACTCTTACTTGTTTCAAAGATGGAG GGTTGGAATTCTGGTGGCATTGGTGAGACCCTGACAGATGACCTGCCAAACTTCAGCCTGACTCCTCTGGAATATATCAGCAAT ATTGGGCAATATATTATGTCGCTTCCTCTCCACCTTGAGCCATTTGTCACTCAAGAGGATTCTGCTTTGGAACTGGCATTACATGCTGGAAAACTGCCTTACCCCCCAGAACAAG GAGATGAATTACCTGAGCTGGACAACATGGCTGACTACTGGCTGGGCTCCATCGCCAGAGCTACGATGCAAACTTACTGCGAAGCCATCCTGCAAATACCAGAGCTCACAGTACATTCGACAAAGCAGCTTGCCACAGACATTG ATTATCTAATAAACGTTATGGATGCCCTCGGCCTTCAGCCATCAAGAACACTGCAAAATATTGTAACTCTGTTGAAGGCAAAACCAGAGGACTACCGGCAAGCTGCAAAAAGTGTGCCCCGCAGAATGGCCAGCAGCATCGCTGCAATGAGAGGCCTGGAGTGTTAG